A window of the Oscillospiraceae bacterium genome harbors these coding sequences:
- a CDS encoding NADH peroxidase, translated as MKKWVCSVCGYVYEGDQPPEKCPQCGAPASKFKEQVETAGFACEHEIGVAQGCDPEVYQGLKDNFNGECSEVGMYLAMSRQADREGYPEIAEAYKRYAFEEAEHASKFAELLGEVVTKSTKKNLEMRAEAEAGACAGKLALAKKAKALNYDAIHDTVHEMAKDEARHGCGFKGLLKRYFGE; from the coding sequence ATGAAAAAATGGGTTTGCTCTGTATGTGGTTATGTGTACGAAGGGGACCAGCCGCCCGAGAAATGCCCGCAGTGCGGTGCACCTGCCAGCAAGTTTAAAGAGCAGGTTGAGACAGCAGGCTTTGCCTGTGAGCACGAAATCGGCGTTGCACAGGGCTGCGACCCTGAAGTATACCAGGGCCTGAAAGACAACTTTAATGGCGAGTGCAGCGAAGTCGGTATGTACCTTGCAATGAGCCGCCAGGCGGATCGCGAGGGTTACCCGGAAATCGCTGAAGCTTATAAGCGCTATGCTTTTGAGGAAGCCGAGCATGCTTCTAAGTTTGCAGAACTGCTGGGCGAAGTTGTCACAAAGAGCACCAAGAAAAATCTGGAGATGCGTGCTGAGGCAGAGGCTGGCGCATGTGCAGGTAAACTTGCACTTGCTAAAAAGGCGAAAGCCCTTAATTATGATGCAATTCATGATACCGTACATGAAATGGCAAAAGACGAGGCTCGCCATGGCTGCGGCTTCAAGGGTTTGCTCAAGCGCTATTTTGGTGAATAA
- a CDS encoding MarR family transcriptional regulator yields the protein MAVYQIGYKLRVLNNLIKRYFDFSSHKNQIEKVTGNNGCIIGFLAESEAHGREVFQKDIEEHFHITRSTVSNVLSLMERKGLIERQSVPRDARLKKIVLTQKAEPYKNFMREDEQKMNELLTKGFSDEELQTLCDYIERMKKNISQE from the coding sequence ATGGCTGTTTATCAGATCGGGTATAAACTACGTGTACTCAACAATCTTATCAAGCGCTACTTTGATTTTTCATCCCATAAAAATCAAATTGAAAAAGTAACTGGAAACAACGGCTGTATTATTGGCTTTTTAGCTGAAAGTGAGGCACACGGCAGAGAGGTCTTTCAAAAAGATATTGAAGAGCACTTTCATATTACGCGTTCCACGGTATCCAATGTGCTGAGCTTGATGGAGCGAAAAGGGCTGATTGAGCGGCAGTCGGTTCCCAGAGATGCGCGCCTGAAAAAAATCGTTTTGACGCAGAAAGCAGAGCCGTACAAAAATTTTATGCGCGAAGACGAGCAGAAGATGAACGAGCTCTTGACAAAAGGTTTTTCTGATGAAGAGCTGCAGACGCTTTGTGATTATATCGAGCGAATGAAAAAAAATATTTCCCAGGAATAA
- a CDS encoding transcriptional repressor, which yields MEKKQNFSRKREAILEVLKSTKTHPTAEWIFQQLKSVYPDLSLGTVYRNLSRFKKDGTIITVGVVNGQERFDADISPHSHFVCIRCGAVQDVTGEFLSPEVDRRISGLLCAQVSSHQVLFRGLCAACLAGKKTEKGA from the coding sequence ATGGAAAAAAAGCAAAATTTCAGCCGCAAGCGTGAGGCCATCTTAGAGGTGCTCAAAAGCACCAAAACACACCCGACAGCCGAGTGGATCTTTCAGCAGTTAAAGTCTGTTTATCCTGACCTTAGCTTGGGTACAGTTTACCGCAACCTCAGCCGCTTTAAAAAAGATGGCACCATCATTACCGTTGGCGTAGTCAATGGGCAGGAGCGCTTTGATGCAGACATTTCGCCGCACTCGCATTTTGTCTGTATTCGCTGCGGTGCTGTGCAGGATGTAACGGGCGAGTTCCTTAGCCCAGAGGTTGACCGCCGAATTTCCGGTTTGCTTTGCGCACAGGTATCCAGCCATCAGGTCTTGTTTCGGGGACTGTGTGCGGCATGTCTGGCGGGAAAAAAGACAGAAAAGGGTGCATAA
- a CDS encoding ABC transporter ATP-binding protein/permease codes for MIKKLMGSIREYKKDSLLTPVFVIIEAVLEIVIPTLMAYLIDYGINQKNMPYILKMGFILVLCAAISLVFGALAGKTSAVASAGFAKNLRHDIYYHIQGFSFSNIDKFSTASIVTRLTTDITNVQNAYMMIIRTAIRSPVIMICALIMAFRISHSISTVFFVIIPVLGFGLFFIAAYVHPIFRRVFKKYDHLNSVVEENLHGIRVVKSFTREDHEEKKFGKISQKIYEDFTKAEGILAYNMPLMQTCVYAAMILISWFSAQAIVGSGNNPAIGLTTGDLTGLITYTMQIMMSLMMLSMVFVMIIMSRASAERIVEVLNEKSSLTNCETPADVVPDGSVSFENVSFSYSRKAGKPVLQDINLSIQSGQTVGIIGGTGSSKTSLVQLIPRLYDVTSGRVTVGGKDVRKYDLKTLRDQVGMVLQKNVLFSGTIKENLRWGDANATDEELVHACKLAQADGFIREFPDGYDTYIDQGGTNVSGGQKQRLCIARALLKKPKILILDDSTSAVDTKTDALIRTAFREEIPNTTKIVIAQRIASVEEADKIVVLDDGHITAVGTHDELLRTSNIYREVYESQMKGGSKDA; via the coding sequence ATGATAAAAAAACTTATGGGTAGTATTCGCGAGTATAAAAAAGACTCTTTATTGACGCCTGTGTTTGTTATTATCGAAGCAGTCTTGGAGATTGTCATTCCTACGTTAATGGCTTACCTGATTGACTATGGAATTAACCAAAAGAACATGCCGTATATTTTAAAGATGGGGTTCATCCTTGTTCTGTGCGCTGCAATTTCACTGGTCTTTGGCGCACTTGCCGGTAAGACGTCTGCTGTGGCGTCGGCTGGCTTTGCAAAAAATCTGCGGCATGACATTTACTATCATATTCAGGGATTTTCCTTCTCGAATATTGATAAATTCTCTACAGCAAGCATTGTTACACGCCTGACAACGGATATCACCAATGTGCAGAACGCCTATATGATGATTATTCGTACGGCAATCCGTAGCCCAGTTATTATGATCTGTGCCTTAATTATGGCTTTTCGCATCAGCCACAGCATTTCAACTGTCTTTTTTGTGATTATTCCGGTGCTGGGCTTCGGGCTGTTTTTTATTGCGGCTTATGTACATCCAATTTTCCGCCGCGTATTTAAAAAATATGATCATTTAAACAGTGTCGTTGAAGAAAACCTGCATGGAATCCGCGTTGTCAAGTCTTTTACCCGCGAAGACCATGAGGAAAAGAAATTCGGAAAAATATCACAGAAAATCTATGAAGATTTTACTAAAGCCGAGGGGATTCTCGCTTACAACATGCCTTTAATGCAAACCTGCGTTTATGCGGCAATGATTTTGATTTCCTGGTTTAGTGCACAGGCTATTGTAGGCAGCGGAAACAACCCCGCCATCGGTTTGACGACCGGCGACCTGACTGGCCTCATTACCTACACCATGCAGATTATGATGAGCCTGATGATGCTTTCCATGGTCTTTGTCATGATTATTATGTCGCGTGCTTCTGCAGAGCGCATTGTCGAAGTACTGAATGAAAAAAGCAGCCTTACTAACTGCGAAACTCCTGCTGATGTTGTTCCAGATGGTTCTGTCTCTTTTGAAAATGTTTCATTTTCCTATTCCCGTAAAGCGGGAAAGCCGGTTTTGCAGGATATCAATCTCTCAATACAGTCCGGCCAGACCGTGGGCATTATCGGCGGCACCGGATCCTCTAAAACCAGTTTGGTACAGCTGATTCCCCGCTTGTATGACGTGACTTCCGGTCGTGTGACGGTCGGCGGAAAAGATGTACGCAAATATGATTTAAAAACGCTTCGCGACCAGGTAGGTATGGTTTTGCAGAAAAACGTTTTGTTTTCCGGCACAATTAAAGAAAATCTGCGCTGGGGCGATGCGAATGCAACCGATGAAGAGCTGGTGCATGCCTGCAAACTTGCCCAGGCAGATGGCTTTATTCGTGAGTTTCCGGATGGATATGACACTTATATTGACCAGGGCGGCACCAACGTTTCCGGCGGGCAGAAACAGCGCCTGTGCATTGCCCGTGCTTTGCTCAAAAAGCCGAAGATCCTGATTCTGGACGACTCGACCAGTGCAGTCGATACTAAAACAGACGCACTCATTCGCACCGCGTTCCGTGAAGAAATTCCAAATACAACAAAGATTGTAATTGCACAGCGCATTGCCTCTGTTGAGGAAGCGGATAAAATCGTCGTGCTGGATGACGGCCATATTACCGCTGTGGGTACTCATGATGAGCTCTTGCGCACCAGCAACATTTACCGGGAAGTGTATGAATCCCAGATGAAAGGGGGAAGCAAAGATGCGTAG
- a CDS encoding ABC transporter ATP-binding protein/permease: MRRKTDAKPAGKAARSSIRPGTIKRLLSFMAKYKVQLVLVVICILISAAVSALSSLFLQTLIDHYIMPLLGQKNPQFSGLIHILMIMAIIYLVGVLATLFYNKAMVKVAQGTLKNIRDEMFAHMQTLPLRYFDTHTHGDVMSYYTNDTDTLRQMISQSLPQIFSSIVTIISVFISMLYLSVGLTAFVVVFSFLLLKTIRKIVQKSSVHFVRQQNSLADVDGYIEESINGQKVIKVFCHESAAEKEFDQRNEQLFDSSAKANTFSNITMPVVNNLGYLLYALLAIVGGAAGIAGIANLSLAGVNVLTLGTIVAFLTLSRSFINPMGQVSMQFNMVVMALAGASRIFAFLDEKSETDHGYVTLVNAKENNGKITECPERTDVWAWKHPHGDGTLTYTKMQGKIVFDHVDFGYEENKTVLHDITLYAEPGQKVALVGATGAGKTTITNLINRFYDIADGKIRYDDININKICKPDLRRSLGVVLQEVNLFTGTVLDNIRYGKLDATDEECIAAAKLANADGFIRMLPEGYQTVLQGDGSGLSQGQRQLVSIARAAVADPPVMILDEATSSIDTRTESIVQHGMDALMKGRTVFVIAHRLSTVRNSDVIMVLDHGRIIERGSHDQLIAKKGKYYQLYTGAFELE, translated from the coding sequence ATGCGTAGAAAAACAGATGCAAAACCTGCAGGAAAAGCTGCACGCAGCAGCATTCGCCCCGGCACCATCAAGCGCCTGCTGTCGTTTATGGCAAAGTATAAAGTGCAGCTGGTCCTTGTGGTTATCTGTATTCTTATCAGCGCGGCGGTAAGCGCGCTTTCCTCTTTGTTTTTACAGACACTGATTGACCATTATATCATGCCGCTGCTTGGGCAAAAGAACCCGCAGTTTTCAGGCCTTATCCATATTTTAATGATTATGGCGATCATTTATCTGGTTGGTGTACTTGCTACTTTATTTTACAATAAAGCAATGGTAAAAGTTGCACAGGGTACTTTAAAGAATATTCGTGATGAAATGTTTGCACACATGCAGACTTTGCCGCTGCGTTATTTTGATACGCATACACATGGCGATGTGATGAGCTACTACACCAATGATACAGATACCCTGCGCCAGATGATTTCACAAAGCCTGCCGCAGATTTTTTCTTCGATTGTGACGATCATTTCTGTTTTTATTTCTATGCTTTATTTGAGCGTAGGCCTGACAGCATTTGTTGTGGTATTTTCTTTTCTACTGCTGAAAACGATTCGCAAAATCGTTCAGAAGAGCAGCGTTCATTTTGTGCGTCAACAGAATTCATTGGCAGATGTTGATGGATATATTGAAGAAAGCATCAATGGGCAGAAAGTCATTAAGGTGTTTTGTCATGAAAGTGCAGCCGAAAAAGAGTTTGACCAGCGCAACGAGCAGCTCTTTGACAGTTCCGCCAAAGCAAATACTTTTTCAAATATCACTATGCCGGTTGTCAACAACCTTGGCTATCTGCTGTATGCGCTTTTGGCCATTGTTGGCGGTGCGGCGGGCATTGCGGGAATTGCTAATCTTTCGCTTGCAGGGGTAAATGTGCTGACCCTTGGCACCATTGTTGCATTTTTAACTCTTTCCCGCAGCTTTATCAACCCCATGGGGCAGGTCTCTATGCAGTTTAATATGGTTGTCATGGCACTTGCCGGTGCCTCCCGCATCTTTGCCTTTTTGGATGAAAAGAGCGAGACCGACCACGGCTATGTGACCCTGGTGAATGCCAAAGAGAACAATGGGAAAATTACAGAATGTCCGGAGAGAACAGATGTATGGGCATGGAAGCATCCGCACGGTGATGGCACCCTTACCTATACAAAAATGCAGGGCAAAATTGTCTTTGACCATGTCGACTTTGGCTATGAAGAAAACAAAACTGTTTTGCATGATATTACGCTGTATGCAGAACCCGGGCAAAAAGTAGCGTTGGTTGGCGCTACGGGTGCAGGAAAAACGACGATTACCAACCTTATCAATCGGTTTTATGATATTGCAGACGGCAAAATCCGATACGATGATATCAATATCAATAAAATTTGCAAGCCGGATTTGCGCCGCTCTTTGGGCGTCGTTTTACAGGAAGTAAATCTGTTTACGGGAACTGTTCTGGACAATATCCGTTATGGCAAACTGGATGCTACAGATGAAGAGTGCATTGCCGCAGCCAAACTTGCAAATGCGGATGGCTTTATTCGTATGCTGCCAGAGGGCTACCAAACTGTTTTGCAGGGCGACGGCAGCGGGCTTTCGCAGGGTCAGCGCCAGCTTGTTTCCATTGCACGCGCTGCAGTTGCTGACCCGCCAGTCATGATTTTGGACGAAGCAACTTCCTCCATAGATACCCGCACCGAGTCAATTGTGCAGCACGGCATGGATGCACTGATGAAAGGCCGCACCGTCTTTGTCATTGCGCACCGCCTGTCCACTGTGCGCAATTCTGATGTGATTATGGTGCTGGACCACGGCCGCATTATCGAGCGCGGCAGCCATGACCAGTTGATTGCGAAAAAGGGCAAATATTATCAGCTGTATACCGGCGCTTTTGAGTTGGAGTAA
- a CDS encoding aminoacetone oxidase family FAD-binding enzyme: MPKYTLAVVGGGASGLLGAVRAAELLGGANVVVLEAAARVGKKLLATGNGRCNLTNMGVSVQHYHGDSAQAEQLLQAFPPKRILAYFQHLGLLCREQTEGRVYPYSLQASSVLNILRSHLQSCGVEERCDFTVQTIRRTPNGFLLHAQDGSSVCAQFVLLSTGGMAHAGTQNGYTLAKQLGHTITPLKPALAPVQVKENKTMRALKGVRVPAAATLRHGGKTVRQTFGEVQFTERGLSGICIFELSRDAVSGDVLSLDLVPDYSVSELRKATGGRLEGVLHKALVQICPFEKCKDFCFTVDHTADFRQAQVTAGGVPLSQVDDSCESLRSPGAWLTGELLNLDGDCGGFNLHWAWSTALCAANAVWKKAQRS; this comes from the coding sequence TTGCCAAAATATACATTGGCTGTGGTAGGCGGCGGTGCTTCTGGGCTGTTGGGCGCCGTGCGTGCGGCAGAGCTGCTGGGCGGCGCTAATGTTGTAGTATTGGAGGCAGCTGCCCGTGTTGGCAAAAAGCTGCTTGCTACTGGCAACGGCCGCTGCAATTTAACGAATATGGGAGTCTCTGTACAGCACTATCACGGCGACTCCGCTCAGGCAGAGCAGTTGCTGCAGGCATTTCCGCCTAAGCGGATATTGGCCTACTTTCAGCATTTGGGCCTTTTGTGCCGTGAGCAGACTGAGGGCAGAGTATATCCCTATAGCCTGCAGGCTTCCTCGGTTTTAAATATTCTTCGCTCTCATTTGCAGAGCTGCGGCGTGGAAGAACGCTGTGATTTTACGGTGCAGACAATTCGCCGTACCCCAAATGGCTTTCTTTTGCACGCACAGGATGGGTCCTCTGTCTGTGCTCAGTTCGTTCTGCTCAGTACCGGCGGCATGGCACATGCAGGCACACAGAACGGCTATACGCTCGCAAAACAGCTTGGGCATACCATTACCCCATTAAAGCCAGCCCTGGCACCGGTGCAGGTAAAAGAAAACAAAACCATGCGTGCACTAAAGGGCGTGCGTGTGCCCGCGGCAGCTACGCTGCGGCACGGCGGAAAGACGGTTCGACAGACTTTTGGGGAAGTACAGTTTACCGAACGCGGCCTTTCTGGAATCTGTATTTTCGAGCTTTCACGCGATGCGGTCAGCGGTGATGTCCTTTCACTGGATTTAGTACCGGATTACAGTGTATCGGAATTGCGTAAAGCCACTGGCGGCCGCCTAGAGGGGGTCTTGCACAAAGCACTCGTACAGATTTGTCCTTTTGAAAAATGCAAAGATTTCTGTTTCACAGTTGACCATACTGCCGATTTCCGCCAGGCACAGGTTACGGCGGGCGGTGTTCCGCTTTCTCAGGTAGATGACAGCTGCGAAAGCCTGCGCTCGCCTGGGGCATGGCTGACAGGGGAACTGCTGAATTTAGATGGCGACTGCGGCGGCTTTAATCTGCACTGGGCATGGAGTACGGCACTGTGTGCGGCCAATGCAGTCTGGAAGAAGGCGCAGCGCTCATGA